One part of the Streptomyces sp. AM 2-1-1 genome encodes these proteins:
- a CDS encoding DUF6059 family protein → MARWRQDDGPGPVGRGVRAVYRALVTYGACWVPMPEDQVARIVRDAAGRPSPALTGPPSGHPERLCSEREFSELERRLMRELGVR, encoded by the coding sequence ATGGCCAGGTGGCGACAGGACGACGGGCCCGGCCCGGTGGGGCGGGGCGTCAGGGCCGTGTACCGGGCGCTGGTGACCTACGGGGCGTGCTGGGTCCCGATGCCGGAGGACCAGGTGGCGCGGATCGTACGGGACGCGGCCGGCCGGCCGTCCCCGGCCCTCACCGGACCGCCTTCCGGGCATCCCGAACGTCTCTGTTCGGAAAGGGAGTTCAGTGAGCTGGAGCGGCGACTGATGCGGGAGCTCGGCGTGCGGTGA
- a CDS encoding histidine kinase, whose protein sequence is MTQGDVRGRRPQARRTAATGTQQWAAVSSAAPSPAIASVLLGVVFLGYLLMQMVNIFEVSPGNGELVCSLAVPPLLVTLQYVHSAPRAQALRRRVAPWSLIAQAVLTFVPLTAFGWHWGGMAGFLAGSLLLSLTPRTGWTMYGLTVAAVVLVSARQDLGFVNVVYMGVSTALTGLVLFSLARLAALSAAIHESRDELARMAVARERLRFARDLHDLLGYSLSSITLKNELISRLIDHNPERAREEVAEVLLISRQALADVREVARGYRDMSLLVEVESARSVLKAAGIDARVDIACGKLSATAHTILATVLREGVTNLLRHSQPRTCSITTKTEEQAGRGQPAQVVLTLVNDGVGTGSFVSAGSAPTGTGLGNLAVRVSAVGGRLKAGTVEEGVFQLSVRVPVDAEPAPSGDPMPAPAARVPV, encoded by the coding sequence GTGACCCAGGGTGATGTACGCGGCCGAAGGCCGCAGGCGCGCAGAACGGCCGCGACCGGTACACAGCAGTGGGCGGCCGTCAGCTCCGCCGCACCCAGTCCGGCGATCGCCTCCGTCCTGCTCGGAGTCGTCTTCCTCGGCTACCTGCTCATGCAGATGGTGAACATCTTCGAAGTCTCGCCCGGCAACGGGGAACTGGTGTGCAGTCTGGCCGTCCCGCCGCTGCTGGTGACCCTGCAGTACGTGCACTCGGCGCCGAGGGCGCAGGCGCTGCGTCGCCGGGTGGCACCGTGGAGCCTGATCGCCCAGGCCGTGCTGACCTTCGTCCCGCTCACGGCGTTCGGCTGGCACTGGGGCGGCATGGCCGGATTCCTCGCCGGTTCGCTGCTGCTGTCGCTGACGCCGCGCACCGGCTGGACGATGTACGGCCTCACCGTGGCGGCGGTCGTCCTGGTGTCGGCCCGGCAGGACCTCGGCTTCGTCAACGTCGTGTACATGGGTGTCTCCACGGCACTGACCGGACTGGTGCTCTTCTCCCTGGCCCGGCTCGCCGCGCTCTCCGCGGCCATCCACGAGTCGCGGGACGAGCTCGCCCGGATGGCGGTCGCCAGGGAACGGCTGCGCTTCGCCCGGGACCTGCACGACCTCCTCGGCTACAGCCTCTCCTCGATCACCCTGAAGAACGAGCTGATCAGCCGTCTCATCGATCACAACCCCGAACGGGCACGCGAGGAAGTCGCCGAGGTCCTGCTGATCTCACGGCAGGCGCTCGCCGACGTGCGGGAGGTCGCGCGCGGATACCGCGACATGTCGTTGCTGGTCGAGGTGGAGTCGGCCCGCTCGGTGCTGAAGGCGGCGGGTATCGACGCCCGGGTCGACATCGCCTGCGGAAAGCTCTCCGCCACCGCCCACACCATCCTGGCGACCGTGCTGCGCGAGGGCGTCACCAACCTGCTGCGGCACAGTCAGCCCCGCACCTGTTCGATCACCACGAAGACCGAGGAGCAGGCCGGACGCGGACAACCGGCGCAGGTGGTCCTCACCCTCGTCAACGACGGTGTCGGTACCGGGAGTTTCGTCTCCGCGGGCTCCGCGCCCACCGGCACCGGGCTCGGGAACCTCGCGGTCCGGGTCTCCGCCGTCGGCGGCCGGCTCAAGGCCGGCACGGTGGAGGAGGGCGTCTTCCAGCTCTCCGTGCGCGTGCCCGTCGACGCGGAGCCCGCCCCCTCCGGCGACCCGATGCCCGCCCCGGCGGCCCGGGTCCCGGTGTGA
- a CDS encoding TOMM precursor leader peptide-binding protein: MTRMAFKRHLRAEVVPGEATYVISERGICAFEDAGVAAVAPLLDGTRDFRSLVADAAGQCTPVDVALAIGRLHAADLLSLAPQSAGQADAAAAAYWELAGAPGPLGADTVRIRSVGGADPAAAARACTASGLTVVTDHDGARADATLVVCDSYLDPALREIEADQRGLGLPWLLAKPHGTTPWVGPVFQPGEGACWQCLAHRMSGHRGTETHLRQALGRPVAHPPAETPASLLLGHQLAAAECVKWLAGHRHPGQNGILTFDTFTLSTRLHRLDARPQCRGCGDPSLVARQVNSPVTLRSRTKSDLTGSGHRAVSAEQTLHTYEHLISPFTGVVKAVQRDARGPAGLNSFRAGHNHATGARGLTGPASRLRSESGGKGMTELDARVSALCESLERHSGTYQGDEPTERASWRQVRDRAVHPSDCLLFDPRQGVEALGEDTPLDWTPVWSLTRREHRLLPTALLYFDAPEQPGLGRHVRADSNGNAGGSSLEDAVVQGFLELVERDAVALWWYNRTRHAAVDLDAFDEPWIGRTRALHASLGREVWVLDVTSDFGIPTFAALTRRTDKPAEDILFGFGAHFDPAIALCRALAEMNQMMPAVVDAAADGTGYGCPDERLLHWWRTATVSRHPYLLPDSDAPARGPAGFGYTPRTDLRDDIDAITEAVRERGMELLVLDQTRPDVGLPVVKVIVPGMRHFWARFAPGRLYDVPVRLSRVAAPTPYEELNPTPMFL; encoded by the coding sequence ATGACACGCATGGCTTTCAAGAGGCATCTGCGCGCCGAGGTGGTGCCGGGTGAAGCGACCTACGTCATCTCCGAAAGAGGCATCTGCGCCTTCGAGGACGCGGGGGTGGCCGCCGTGGCCCCCCTGTTGGACGGCACCAGGGACTTCCGGTCCCTGGTCGCCGACGCCGCGGGGCAGTGCACCCCGGTCGACGTGGCCCTGGCCATCGGCCGGCTCCACGCGGCGGACCTGCTGAGCCTCGCCCCGCAGTCGGCCGGCCAGGCCGACGCGGCGGCCGCCGCCTACTGGGAACTGGCCGGCGCACCAGGTCCGTTGGGGGCCGACACCGTGCGGATCAGGTCGGTCGGCGGCGCGGACCCGGCCGCCGCGGCCCGCGCCTGCACCGCCTCCGGACTCACGGTGGTGACGGATCACGACGGCGCGCGGGCCGACGCCACCCTGGTGGTCTGCGACTCCTACCTCGACCCGGCGCTCAGGGAGATCGAGGCGGACCAGCGCGGCCTCGGGCTCCCCTGGCTGCTGGCGAAGCCGCACGGCACGACCCCGTGGGTGGGCCCGGTGTTCCAGCCGGGCGAGGGGGCGTGCTGGCAGTGTCTGGCGCACCGGATGTCCGGGCACCGGGGCACGGAGACCCATCTGCGGCAGGCCCTGGGCCGCCCGGTGGCCCATCCGCCGGCCGAGACCCCGGCCAGCCTGCTGCTCGGCCACCAACTGGCGGCCGCGGAGTGCGTGAAGTGGCTGGCCGGCCACCGCCACCCGGGCCAGAACGGCATCCTCACCTTCGACACCTTCACCCTCTCCACCCGGCTGCACCGGCTCGACGCCCGGCCGCAGTGCCGCGGCTGCGGTGATCCGTCCCTGGTCGCCCGCCAGGTCAACAGCCCGGTGACGCTGCGCTCCCGCACCAAGTCCGACCTCACGGGCTCCGGCCACCGGGCCGTGTCCGCCGAGCAGACCCTGCACACCTACGAACACCTGATCAGCCCCTTCACCGGAGTCGTCAAGGCCGTCCAGCGCGACGCCCGGGGCCCGGCCGGGCTCAACTCCTTCCGCGCCGGCCACAACCACGCGACCGGGGCCCGCGGGCTGACCGGCCCCGCTTCCCGGCTGCGCAGCGAGAGCGGCGGCAAGGGGATGACCGAACTCGACGCCCGGGTCAGCGCGCTGTGCGAGTCGCTGGAGCGCCACTCGGGCACCTACCAGGGCGACGAGCCGACCGAACGGGCGAGCTGGCGCCAGGTCCGGGACCGGGCCGTCCACCCCTCCGACTGCCTGCTCTTCGACCCCCGGCAAGGTGTCGAGGCCCTCGGCGAGGACACCCCGCTCGACTGGACGCCCGTCTGGTCCCTCACCCGCCGGGAGCACCGGCTCCTGCCCACCGCGCTGCTGTACTTCGACGCGCCGGAGCAGCCGGGCCTGGGCCGCCACGTCCGGGCCGACTCCAACGGCAACGCGGGCGGGAGCAGCCTGGAGGACGCCGTCGTCCAGGGATTCCTGGAGCTGGTGGAGCGCGACGCGGTCGCGCTGTGGTGGTACAACCGCACCCGGCACGCCGCCGTCGACCTGGACGCGTTCGACGAGCCGTGGATCGGCAGGACCCGGGCGCTGCACGCCTCGCTCGGCCGCGAGGTGTGGGTCCTCGACGTGACCTCGGACTTCGGCATCCCGACGTTCGCCGCGCTCACCCGCCGTACCGACAAGCCGGCCGAGGACATCCTGTTCGGCTTCGGCGCCCACTTCGACCCCGCGATCGCCCTGTGCCGGGCGCTCGCCGAGATGAACCAGATGATGCCGGCGGTGGTGGACGCGGCGGCCGACGGCACCGGTTACGGCTGCCCCGACGAGCGCCTGCTGCACTGGTGGCGCACGGCCACCGTGTCCCGGCACCCCTATCTGCTGCCCGACTCCGACGCGCCGGCGCGGGGGCCCGCCGGCTTCGGCTACACGCCCCGCACCGATCTGCGCGACGACATCGACGCCATCACGGAGGCGGTGCGCGAGCGCGGCATGGAGTTGCTCGTCCTCGACCAGACCCGGCCCGACGTCGGTCTCCCCGTCGTCAAGGTGATCGTGCCCGGGATGCGCCACTTCTGGGCCCGGTTCGCCCCGGGACGCCTCTACGACGTACCGGTACGGCTCTCCCGGGTCGCCGCGCCGACCCCCTACGAGGAGCTCAATCCCACGCCGATGTTCCTCTGA
- a CDS encoding response regulator transcription factor, producing the protein MIRILIAEDMRMLRRALVELISMQPDIEVVAELDSGADIVARTEELQPDVAVLDIELPVLDGISAARELHRRGIGAKVLIITSLDQPNNLRRALEAHVRGFMLKDTEPERLADAIRAVARGEQVFDPQLALAALNTAECPLTPREVDVLRLAASGDDVEEIAASLHLSLGTVRNYLTTVVYKLDARNRVDAIRIARTSGWL; encoded by the coding sequence ATGATCAGGATCTTGATCGCCGAGGACATGCGCATGCTGCGCCGCGCACTGGTCGAGCTGATCTCCATGCAGCCCGACATCGAGGTGGTCGCCGAGCTCGACTCGGGGGCCGACATCGTGGCCCGCACCGAAGAGCTCCAACCGGACGTGGCCGTCCTGGACATCGAACTGCCCGTCCTGGACGGCATCTCGGCGGCCCGCGAGCTCCACCGGCGCGGCATCGGCGCCAAGGTTCTGATCATCACCAGCCTGGACCAGCCGAACAACCTGCGCCGGGCCCTGGAAGCACATGTGCGCGGCTTCATGCTGAAGGACACCGAGCCCGAACGGCTCGCCGACGCGATCCGCGCCGTGGCCCGCGGCGAGCAGGTATTCGATCCCCAACTGGCCCTGGCCGCACTGAACACGGCCGAGTGCCCGCTGACCCCGCGCGAGGTCGACGTACTGCGCCTGGCCGCGTCGGGCGACGACGTCGAGGAGATCGCGGCGAGCCTGCACCTGTCGCTCGGCACCGTCCGCAACTACCTGACCACCGTCGTCTACAAACTGGACGCCCGGAACCGGGTCGACGCGATCCGCATCGCCCGCACCTCCGGCTGGCTCTGA
- a CDS encoding AfsR/SARP family transcriptional regulator — MKIAMLGPFSAHVDGVRFAPTAHKPRQLLALLAVHAGQVVPVDTVVEQLWGADATPKAHMTVQTYVLQLRNHLACAVGTAARARELLVTRPSGYALLAGDEAVDAHAHDRLCAAAQLALEEGDDARAAALFREALALWRGPALAGLSAGSVLGIEAMRLEQSRTAARERCLAAELRLGAHERLLPELHELTARDPHNEELHGLLMTALDRSGQRARALAVYAGVRTRLDETYGLLPSPRLRRLEQEVWGRIPAHQG, encoded by the coding sequence ATGAAGATCGCCATGCTGGGGCCGTTCTCCGCGCACGTGGACGGTGTACGGTTCGCCCCCACCGCGCACAAACCCCGCCAACTCCTCGCACTGCTCGCCGTGCACGCCGGCCAGGTCGTGCCGGTGGACACGGTGGTGGAGCAGCTCTGGGGCGCCGACGCGACCCCGAAGGCACACATGACGGTCCAGACGTACGTCCTCCAGCTGCGCAACCACCTCGCCTGCGCGGTCGGCACCGCCGCCCGGGCCCGGGAACTGCTCGTCACCCGCCCCAGTGGTTACGCCCTGCTGGCCGGCGACGAGGCCGTCGACGCGCACGCCCATGACCGGCTGTGCGCCGCCGCCCAACTCGCCCTGGAGGAGGGCGACGACGCCCGGGCGGCCGCCCTCTTCCGCGAGGCGCTCGCCCTCTGGCGCGGACCCGCGCTGGCCGGTCTGTCCGCCGGCTCCGTACTCGGCATCGAGGCCATGCGCCTGGAGCAGAGCCGTACGGCCGCGAGGGAACGCTGCCTCGCCGCCGAACTGCGGCTGGGGGCGCACGAGCGACTCCTGCCGGAACTCCACGAGCTGACCGCCCGCGACCCGCACAACGAGGAGTTGCACGGGCTGCTCATGACGGCACTGGACCGCTCCGGCCAGCGCGCGCGGGCCCTTGCCGTGTACGCCGGGGTACGCACCCGCCTGGACGAGACGTACGGCCTGTTGCCGTCCCCGCGGCTGCGCCGGCTCGAACAGGAGGTGTGGGGCCGGATTCCCGCGCATCAGGGCTGA
- a CDS encoding acyl-CoA carboxylase epsilon subunit, with translation MSPLTPFPLPARAEDPSAPAAQVPALRILRGDPTPEEVAAVTAALLAALPRPSSGPAIRVRQAARWSRPHSTRVTGSWRAAGPR, from the coding sequence ATGAGTCCACTCACCCCTTTCCCGCTGCCCGCCCGCGCCGAGGACCCCTCGGCCCCGGCCGCTCAGGTCCCCGCGCTGCGCATCCTGCGCGGCGACCCGACCCCGGAGGAGGTGGCAGCCGTCACCGCGGCCCTGCTCGCCGCACTCCCCCGCCCGAGCAGCGGCCCCGCGATCCGGGTCCGGCAGGCCGCCCGCTGGAGCCGCCCCCACAGCACACGTGTCACCGGATCCTGGCGGGCCGCGGGCCCGCGCTGA
- a CDS encoding DinB family protein, translating into MTTDHRTGPPSFGSERDMLRAFLDYHRATLAMKCEGLTDEELRQQSMPPSTLSLLGLVRHMAEVERAWFRRVFEDNDAPMVWSDKIDFQAAYDASASTRDEAFVAWDAEVENSRRVEREAESLEQAGYQPRWGEEVSLRMVMVHVLLEYGRHNGHADLLREGVDGTVGA; encoded by the coding sequence ATGACCACCGACCATCGCACAGGACCGCCCAGCTTCGGCAGCGAACGCGACATGCTGCGGGCTTTCCTCGACTACCACCGCGCGACCCTCGCCATGAAGTGCGAAGGGCTCACCGACGAGGAGCTGCGGCAGCAGTCGATGCCGCCGTCCACGCTTTCACTGCTCGGTCTGGTGCGGCACATGGCGGAGGTGGAGCGTGCGTGGTTCCGTCGGGTGTTCGAGGACAACGACGCGCCCATGGTCTGGTCCGACAAGATCGACTTTCAGGCGGCGTACGACGCGAGTGCGTCAACCAGGGACGAGGCGTTCGTGGCCTGGGATGCCGAGGTGGAGAACTCGCGCCGTGTCGAGCGGGAGGCTGAGTCCCTGGAGCAGGCCGGGTACCAGCCACGATGGGGCGAGGAGGTGTCGCTGCGGATGGTGATGGTGCACGTGCTTCTGGAGTACGGCCGCCACAACGGGCACGCGGACCTGCTGCGCGAAGGTGTCGACGGGACCGTGGGCGCCTGA
- a CDS encoding STAS domain-containing protein, whose protein sequence is MARTAVHAGVARVVLVGDLDMDTAPHVGSVVAACLAEGSTCLRLDMTGVSFCDCAGLSALLGARAAALRAGVDVAVEGIGAGTQVARLLSLIGVDTFLAERKAPVDADPVSRRSAGAVPPPHKPRRLPPSHGPSAF, encoded by the coding sequence ATGGCGCGTACGGCAGTTCACGCGGGCGTCGCCCGTGTGGTCCTCGTCGGCGACCTCGACATGGACACCGCACCCCACGTCGGGAGCGTGGTCGCGGCATGCCTGGCGGAAGGCTCCACGTGTCTGCGCCTCGACATGACGGGCGTCTCCTTCTGCGACTGCGCGGGTCTGAGCGCCTTACTCGGGGCGCGCGCCGCCGCACTGCGAGCGGGCGTGGACGTCGCCGTGGAAGGGATCGGTGCCGGAACACAGGTGGCGCGACTGCTCTCCCTGATCGGGGTCGACACGTTCCTCGCCGAGCGGAAGGCGCCGGTGGACGCGGACCCGGTCAGCCGTCGCTCCGCGGGCGCCGTCCCGCCTCCTCACAAGCCGCGGCGACTGCCGCCGAGCCACGGTCCCAGCGCCTTCTGA
- a CDS encoding response regulator transcription factor, whose product MPAPRPDSRPVRILLVEDHDMVAEAICLAWERSPDLEVVARAASVSSALADAARYEPDVVLMDRRLPDGDGVTAIADLLALLPDVRVLILAAEGSGSVAARVAERGGAGMILKANGLRELEDAVRRVAAGEMVFGPDVLGDVLRRLTGRAPAVGGDLTPREREALGLLAEGRTTAEISVHLGVALNTGRNHVQRVLHKLGARSQLEAVAIARREGLLA is encoded by the coding sequence ATGCCCGCCCCGCGCCCAGACAGCCGACCGGTCAGGATCCTGTTGGTCGAGGACCACGACATGGTGGCCGAGGCGATCTGCCTCGCGTGGGAGCGATCACCCGATCTGGAGGTCGTGGCGCGCGCGGCGTCGGTGTCGTCGGCGCTGGCCGACGCGGCGCGGTACGAGCCGGACGTCGTGCTGATGGACCGACGCCTGCCCGACGGTGACGGGGTCACCGCCATCGCCGATCTGCTGGCTCTCCTCCCGGACGTGCGTGTGCTCATCCTGGCGGCGGAGGGAAGCGGTTCCGTCGCCGCGCGGGTCGCGGAGCGGGGCGGGGCCGGAATGATCCTGAAGGCCAACGGTCTGCGGGAGCTGGAGGACGCCGTCCGGCGGGTGGCGGCGGGCGAGATGGTCTTCGGCCCGGACGTCCTGGGTGATGTGCTGCGGCGGCTCACCGGCAGGGCGCCGGCGGTCGGTGGCGACCTGACGCCCCGGGAGCGGGAGGCTCTCGGTCTGCTGGCCGAAGGCCGTACGACCGCGGAGATCAGCGTCCACCTCGGGGTCGCCCTGAACACGGGGCGCAACCACGTCCAGCGGGTGCTGCACAAGCTGGGGGCCCGTTCCCAGCTGGAAGCGGTGGCGATCGCCCGGCGCGAGGGCCTCCTCGCATGA
- a CDS encoding PAS domain S-box protein: MTPEPGPHRWERKQAAPLSEEAFTLLVQGVLDYGIFMLDPQGYIISWNAGAERIKGYQAADILGQHFSVFYPPEDQSSGKPQWELETAVAEGRLEDEGWRVRQDGSRFWANVVITALWDENGVLQGFGKVTRDMSERRAAQHALVERRRLFDHLVQAQEVERRRIAWDVHDDSIQAMVAVGMRLELLADQVAEPHSAELLRLDASVREAIGRLRSLTFRLHPPGIDRHGLVEGLSSHLDDVVGISWGMEYSFDHALEHEPAPETAITIFRIVQEALLNVRKHARASRVDVRLTSVDGGILTRVVDDGTGSPMSQDGTREHFGVIEMRERAETAGGWWSLHSRPGAGTTVEFWVPNPLPLPTPTDGKP, translated from the coding sequence ATGACGCCGGAGCCGGGACCGCACCGGTGGGAGCGGAAGCAGGCGGCTCCGCTGTCGGAGGAGGCGTTCACCCTGCTGGTGCAGGGGGTGCTGGACTACGGCATCTTCATGCTCGACCCGCAGGGCTACATCATCAGCTGGAACGCGGGCGCGGAGCGGATCAAGGGGTATCAGGCCGCCGACATCCTCGGGCAGCACTTCTCCGTCTTCTACCCGCCCGAGGACCAGTCCTCGGGGAAACCGCAGTGGGAGCTGGAGACCGCCGTCGCCGAGGGCCGGCTCGAGGACGAGGGCTGGCGCGTCCGTCAGGACGGTTCCCGGTTCTGGGCGAACGTGGTCATCACCGCCCTGTGGGACGAGAACGGCGTACTGCAGGGCTTCGGCAAGGTCACCCGTGACATGTCCGAACGGCGGGCGGCGCAGCATGCCCTCGTCGAGAGACGGCGGTTGTTCGATCATCTGGTCCAGGCGCAGGAGGTGGAACGGCGTCGCATCGCGTGGGACGTCCATGACGACTCCATCCAGGCCATGGTCGCGGTGGGGATGCGACTCGAACTGCTGGCGGACCAGGTCGCGGAGCCGCACTCCGCGGAGCTGCTCCGTCTCGACGCGTCGGTGCGGGAGGCGATCGGTCGCCTCCGCAGTCTGACCTTCCGGCTACATCCTCCGGGGATCGACCGGCACGGTTTGGTCGAAGGGCTCTCCAGCCACCTGGACGACGTGGTGGGCATCTCGTGGGGAATGGAGTACTCCTTCGACCACGCGCTGGAGCACGAGCCCGCACCGGAGACGGCCATCACCATCTTCCGCATCGTCCAGGAAGCGCTGCTCAACGTGCGCAAGCACGCGCGGGCGAGCAGGGTCGACGTCCGTCTCACCTCGGTCGACGGGGGCATTCTGACGCGGGTCGTGGACGACGGCACCGGCTCTCCGATGTCCCAGGACGGCACCCGCGAGCATTTCGGGGTCATCGAGATGCGGGAGCGGGCCGAGACGGCCGGGGGCTGGTGGTCCTTGCACAGTCGCCCGGGTGCGGGGACGACGGTCGAGTTCTGGGTGCCGAATCCCCTGCCGCTTCCGACGCCGACGGACGGCAAGCCGTGA
- a CDS encoding response regulator transcription factor — protein sequence MTAGAPGGLPGPSPLSVLLCDDNPMILESLGDVVRAQSDMEIVGTARDGARALELAQRLRPDIVVLDVRFPGGGPSVAREIARCSPDSRIVAFSAYDYKGSAEQMLSVGVLEYVLKGVSNRDFLAALRRAAGPR from the coding sequence GTGACCGCGGGGGCACCGGGCGGTCTCCCCGGTCCGTCTCCGCTCAGCGTCCTTCTGTGCGACGACAACCCGATGATCCTGGAGTCCCTGGGCGACGTCGTGCGGGCCCAGTCCGACATGGAGATCGTGGGTACCGCGCGCGACGGCGCCCGGGCGCTCGAACTCGCGCAGCGGCTCCGGCCCGACATCGTGGTCCTGGACGTCCGCTTCCCCGGTGGAGGCCCCTCGGTGGCCCGGGAGATCGCACGCTGTTCACCGGACAGCCGGATCGTGGCGTTCTCCGCCTACGACTACAAGGGCTCCGCCGAGCAGATGCTGAGCGTCGGCGTCCTGGAGTACGTGCTCAAGGGCGTGAGCAATCGGGACTTCCTCGCGGCTCTCCGCCGGGCGGCGGGACCCCGGTGA